The nucleotide sequence atacctcatttgcctcatttactgacatacaaagggtgcaggaagaaactttcatatttcaagcaattttcaaattaaaaacatacgtcaacatttacttttaaaaagataaaaaaaaaactcaggtgggacatatcgcgataggcagtcgacaaagacacggtactgtgtcgtaaatcatccaccctttgtttgcaAACAAATCCCGAGCATGAGCAGATTGGATAGggtgtcttaggatacgtggatggcagatgacaccacaccggttaagacacgtagcaatgagcttaagttggataagttcaggttcaacaaagacataggcaagaattggtttaccaacagtgaagtggtggatgagtggaacagacttagaagtcatgtggtgagcgccaacacgatagatacattcaagaagaggttagataagttcttggatgggaggggtataggacgttagtttggtgccgtggtctgggcggctTGTTGCGTTGTCtcacgagacctccttcctcctcctcctcctcttgttgcgggggccgggagcccgacgggtgggtgggtggggggtcaagggaaggcaaagcccttCCCCCAGTTAAGAAGGTGGGGGGATCGAGGCGGGGCGAGGCtcccccttttagcttaggtcttgttggtttcccgaaaaggtactgacgctgccgccattagagggtggtaacactgcagcagaaaatgcataacggACAACTGGGGCAGgtcactcggttactggagtgagcggaagcccactactgcagcccactCCACACTCTCATGGcatcgtgtaacaagtcccgccatgcaaataaagcgactttgcgcctgcgcgtctcgttcgCGATACCTTACCagaattaaataaattaacgatcaataattatcgcttaattttataaataaagacgcttattgaagtagctatttagcaacgtgtataaaaataattgtaagaagtccgcagtcacttgttgccatgacaacgctgACCACTTTCTTTTTGTGATTGGtaatcggaagttagtttgtgaagttccgatctccacagtccgattaccttttacaaagatgatccaatctttgcattccgatcgccaattgctgttccgatcagatcggaagatcggacgatcggactgatgatcggaagtgcccagctctgctgCAAGCACATCACTAATGTACTGTGCCCATACTGAATGCATACCACAAACTTACTGTGAGCATATCCCTCCCTGCACCTAAAACTCTGAGCATCATAGACTTACGCGTTGGTGGCACTCGTCTCTGACAGTCCGTAGAGGTTGTGGAGGTTGTAGTGGAGTCCGATGTAGTGCCTTGCCGACATGCAGACCGTGTGGCAGAAGAGAGAGTCTCTGACCACTGGCGGCAGGAAGGGCGGACGCTCCAAGTTGTTCTGCTGACAGCTGTGGTGACTCCTGGACCAGAGGTTTGAGGGTTCATTCATGTCCTCAgagtggagtgaggaggaggaggagtgagtgagtggaggagtgagtgagtgagagagagagagagagagagagagagagagagagagagagagagagagagagagagagagagagagagatttgaaacatttatttatagctattagttatacaaaattatatatgctatatgcatatatatatggacagagctttaagctgtacaactaaagctagcctgtctaaagcatagctttttaggcaagacatatataatttatttgaaaattagtggctgtgacaacattaataataattgtAGTTAAGATGAAATGATTATGATAACTTTACATAATGTTAAAGTAATAGAATCATATATTGAGCATGCGAGATAACACAATAGAATAAacgcgtacatacatacatgcacacacacagacctatatatactcatacacacacacacacgcatacacacaagcatacacatatacatatgcgcacacatacacatgcgcacacatacacgcatacaccCATTCATATACATAAGTAAATTGCACATATGTTGCATTAATTGATTAACATAATATTTTAAAGTACATACACATATGCACATTTATAAGGAAAAAGTGAGTTAGTTAATAGGTCATTATAATATTAGTTTTTGATCGGCTTTTGAATGTGTTGAGGGAAGGAGCTTGAATTTGTGGGGATAGAACTCCAAATTACAGGACCCAAATAAGTAGTTGAATGTTGGAATTTTGAAAGACGATGAATAGGAAAGATCAGATTGTCGCGGTGACGGATACTTAATCATGAGATGGGAGGAGCTCACGCATTTCATTCCTATTTTTGTACATGagtgtagctatttccagtttagtTATATCATCCAGTTTTAGAATTTTGGTTTCCTTGAAGAGTGGACTAGTGTGTGCTTAATAGTTGCTGTTAGTAATAATTCTTACAATTTTTTGGAGCTGCAATCTTAGGGGGGTTAAATAGGTGGTGTATGTTGTACACCAAATGGGGTTGCAGTAGGTAATTAGTGAATAAATGTGCACAGTATATTGACTTTAATACATTTTGAGGCATGAGATCCTTTACTTGATAAAGTAAAGCAATGTGTCTTGATATTTTCAGTGTAAGGTTATGTATGTGATATTTAAATGATAATGAATCATCATAATCTACACCAAGAAATCTCACTCTATCCATTTTAGAAATtatttcattattgatttttaaATTAATCAAGTTAGACGCTTTTTTAGTAGTGAATAGCATAAAGCAagttttctttgtattaattgtaAGTCTGTTACATAGACACCATTGGTATAGTTTTTCGAGTTCATGATTTGCATTTAGTACAAGTTGATCTTGGTTCGGACCTGTTAAGTAGAGTGTCGTGTCATCGGCAAACAATATACTTTTAGCTTTAAAGAAAAGATTTGATATATCATTGATGTATATTAGAAACAAAATTGGGCCTAGAATGCTTCCTTGAGGTACACCAAGTTTTACAGTGGTAGTAGATGATTTTTCGCCGCTAAATACAGTACATTGATGTCTATCTGTTAGGTAATCCTTGAACCAAGAGAGTATTGGGCCTCTGATCCCATAGTGGTACATTTTGTTAATAAGAATGTTATGGTGTACTGTATCAAAGGCTTTAGCAAAATCTATAAATATGGATAAGACATGGAGTTTTTTGTCAATTGCAGAAAGTACATCATTAGAAAATACATTTAAGGCTGTAAAAGTGCTGCAGTTCCACCTAAAACCATGCTGAGAAGGGTTTAATATATTCTTAGTTTCAAGATAGTCAAGTAAATAAACCTTCATTaaagtttcaaatattttagagaaaattgtaagttgagatattggtctataatttttAGGGTCATCATCGGGACCAGACTTGTGGATAGGTGTAATTTTTGCAGTCTTCAACAGAGATGGAAAAGTTCCAGTTGTAACAGATTGATTATAAAGTATAGCCAAAGGGATTGAAATGAAATGAGAGTTTCTTTTAATATAAGAGGGTGATATATCATTAATGCctgattttttattgtttaatgaCTTAATTACTGTAGCCAAATCAAAGGTGGTAACAATAGGGCACATCATAGAATTTGGAAAGTTACCTTTAAGATAGTCTTTCGAGTATCTATTGAAGGCTTCCGATATATCTGACGGATCACTTAATACTGAATTATTATACTGCAATGACTTGATATTGTTTGCTTTGTATGTATTACCTTTTAATTCATTGACTGTTTGACAAATCTTTTTGGTATTTCTGCAAAAATTTGTAAATATTTGGAAATAATAGTTCATTTTGGCAACCCTAATATTCTGAGTAAGGTAATTTCTATATTGTTTAAAGGTCTCATAAGAAACTGTTCCAAGTTTATACATTTTAAACAAGTTACATTTATGTTTGATAGATTTAAGTATTCTGCCTGTAAGCCAAGCATTATGAAGTCTTTTTGTAGttacatattttgttttaatgGGGAAACTTTTATTGTAACATTCATAAACTCTTTCatagaaaagattaaaattaTCATTTGAATTTTCTAGATTTAGTAGTTCCTCCTGGTTTATTTCATGTAGCTCATTGGTAAATAGATTATGATTATTGGTGTTGAAGACAGTGATcaaagtccctctctctctccctcaccttccacggcagccgggtgaggaggaggaggaggaggaggagctcagtgAGTATGGCCCACCAGGGAACACTTGGGGCTGTGGCCAGGGGTGGCCACATCCCTGCTGTGGACCTGTGGAGGGTTACAACAGGTCAGGAAGGGTCAATGTGtgtatgtttacctgtgtttgtatATGGGAAAGGGTTACAATCCTCTACAATACATCtttaggggtgagaaacttgccatatgaggacagACCTAAACAtttaaacctgcattctctagaaaagcaaagggtgtgaggagacttgaCGGAGGTTTACAAatgtatgaagggctttaattaaTAAGGGGTGTTAATAAGACTTTGGTGGTGTGAGggtcgggtaggacacgtagcaatgggttcaaGTAAGATAAATTCAGGACACAGGAAAGAAATAATTTACTGacagagtagtggatgagtggaacacacctggcagtcatgtggtgggtgccaacacaagatacattcaagaagaggttagatgagttcatggatagtgaggagctgccttgtattggcctatcagcctcttgcagactccttattatCTTGTGTTATGTTATATCTCAAATGCATGAGTAGACTGATGGatgcctcctcctcatcatatGCTAGCCTACTCTTATGGcttgaaataacacaaataatgaaTGCCTGACTCAGCGATGGGTTAGCTCAGGCAGGGGTTATGTCCCTCACTGACAGACGGACTGACTAACTGGACGTCCTTGGGGTCACTGTCGTGCGGTAGAGCGGTGACTCACTGGACCACACGACTGGAGACAATGACGTCCTGATGGGGCACTGGCGGGGCGACGCGGGGCAGCAGAGGACACGGCACAACAGGGCAGGGATGACAGGGAGGATTGAGTTTAGTTATGCACACGGCAGAGGTCAGAGTAAGTGTTCATTGATCCGTTTAATTTGTCAAGCGTAAGACTACCTAAGCCTTTCCTTGGGCATGAAAAACAGTATTGCCAGCTCTCCTCACGAAGAAATGCCAACTATTACCAGCTCAAAAACAATGTCAGCTTTTAAACTGTTTTCTGCCTCCTTACATTCCATAGAGTTCATTTCCATCACTTTTGGGGTCTGTTTGCTATTACTGACAGGGACaatcagtgtgttgggtgtggccaTTGACCCACAGCAGAGGTTCATGGGAAGCATGTAGGGAACAGTGCCTGGCTGACTGACATTGCTGGGACTGATCTCAAGGCCTGGGTCAATATCCTCAGAGAGTTCAGGCCTCACACACCAACAATGGATAAGACTCtctgggtacttccatgggtagtggtACGAGGCTAATTataatttgacagggctttggtagaggttgtattagtagtaatatttccatgggcagttttatgagccaagtgatagcatgacaaggctttggtagaggttgtgttagtagtatttccatgggcagtgttatgagcca is from Eriocheir sinensis breed Jianghai 21 unplaced genomic scaffold, ASM2467909v1 Scaffold1254, whole genome shotgun sequence and encodes:
- the LOC126989643 gene encoding lysosomal alpha-glucosidase-like, which codes for MWPPLATAPSVPWWAILTELLLLLLLLTRLPWKDMNEPSNLWSRSHHSCQQNNLERPPFLPPVVRDSLFCHTVCMSARHYIGLHYNLHNLYGLSETSATNASLQ